One part of the Polyangiaceae bacterium genome encodes these proteins:
- the crcB gene encoding fluoride efflux transporter CrcB, with protein MLKNVALVALGGSLGALARWSLGLVVSHWFGTRLPWATISVNVLGSLLFGVVWAVTEPRMPGSAAARLILLTGFMGAFTTFSTYAFETVQMLRDGQFGGGLFSMLLQNGVGFVAIVAGLGLGRWVAGA; from the coding sequence ATGTTGAAAAACGTGGCTCTGGTTGCGCTGGGCGGGAGCTTGGGCGCGCTAGCCCGCTGGTCCCTGGGGCTGGTCGTGAGTCACTGGTTCGGAACGCGGCTGCCCTGGGCTACCATCAGCGTGAACGTGCTTGGGTCGTTGCTCTTCGGTGTCGTGTGGGCGGTGACCGAGCCACGCATGCCGGGCTCCGCTGCGGCGCGCCTGATCCTGCTCACCGGCTTCATGGGCGCGTTCACGACCTTCTCCACCTATGCGTTCGAGACGGTGCAGATGCTGCGTGATGGTCAGTTTGGTGGCGGACTGTTCTCGATGTTGCTGCAGAACGGCGTCGGCTTCGTAGCTATCGTGGCTGGTCTCGGCCTCGGGCGTTGGGTCGCAGGAGCTTGA
- a CDS encoding formamidopyrimidine-DNA glycosylase: protein MPELPDVSVYIERMSALLTGRELKGFRCPSPFLVRTFDPPTRELVGKRVVGFRRLGKRIVWQFEGDLWLVLHLMIAGRLRWGPRGAPIQKKLGLAAFDFEHGTLTLTEAGTKKRASLHVVRGEEALRAHDRGGVEPLEISLDQFREALTRENRTLKRALTDPRIFSGIGNAYSDEILFHAQLSPVQRTGLLKPEQIEELYGAVRSTLELWTQRLRDEVGDGFPEKVTAFRKEMAVHGRYKEPCPVCGTAVQRIRHADNEVNYCPRCQTAGKLLADRSLSRLLKADWPRSIDELEDRQEEIAKQREPAPPKPPPPKPASPKTRARASSRTQAAAGGSTKVPKKVAKKATTRPAKKAAQKPGPA, encoded by the coding sequence GTGCCCGAACTGCCCGACGTATCGGTCTACATCGAGCGGATGAGTGCGCTCCTGACGGGGCGAGAGCTGAAGGGATTTCGCTGCCCGAGTCCCTTCTTGGTGCGCACCTTCGACCCACCCACCCGGGAGCTCGTCGGGAAGCGGGTGGTCGGGTTTCGACGGCTTGGCAAGCGCATCGTGTGGCAGTTCGAAGGCGATCTGTGGCTCGTGTTGCACCTGATGATCGCAGGTCGACTGCGCTGGGGCCCCCGAGGAGCTCCGATCCAAAAGAAGCTTGGGCTCGCGGCGTTCGACTTCGAACACGGCACGCTGACGCTGACAGAAGCAGGGACCAAGAAGCGCGCGAGCCTGCACGTCGTGCGCGGCGAGGAGGCGCTGAGGGCCCACGATCGTGGAGGTGTCGAACCCCTGGAAATCAGCCTCGACCAGTTCCGCGAGGCACTAACCAGAGAGAATCGAACCCTGAAGCGAGCGTTGACTGACCCACGGATCTTCAGCGGCATCGGCAACGCCTACTCCGATGAGATCCTGTTTCACGCTCAGCTATCCCCCGTGCAGCGCACCGGGCTGCTCAAGCCCGAGCAGATTGAAGAGCTGTACGGGGCGGTTCGCTCCACTCTGGAGCTCTGGACCCAGCGCTTGCGCGATGAGGTCGGGGACGGCTTCCCTGAAAAGGTGACTGCATTCCGTAAGGAAATGGCTGTGCACGGGCGCTACAAGGAGCCGTGTCCGGTCTGCGGTACGGCGGTGCAACGCATCCGCCACGCCGACAACGAGGTGAACTACTGCCCGCGCTGTCAGACTGCTGGAAAGCTCCTGGCGGATCGCAGCCTCTCACGGCTGCTCAAGGCCGACTGGCCCCGCAGTATCGACGAGCTGGAAGATCGTCAGGAAGAGATCGCCAAGCAGCGCGAGCCAGCGCCGCCGAAGCCACCGCCGCCGAAGCCAGCGTCGCCGAAGACCAGAGCGCGCGCGTCTTCGCGGACCCAAGCTGCGGCGGGCGGATCGACCAAGGTGCCGAAAAAAGTAGCGAAGAAGGCCACGACGCGACCTGCCAAGAAAGCCGCGCAGAAGCCTGGCCCCGCGTGA
- a CDS encoding sigma-70 family RNA polymerase sigma factor has product MTLEAPVLRPEATGVDAEIESHVRTGQHRQALLMCTRHYAPSIGRLCMALLGSQSEAEDATQEILMEAHSSFGTWRAEGSLKGWLFTIARRRCAKTLERRGRRENRLRLVQSAPGTEHAEDWMLRRERAQRARSAIDTIRPSEREALLLRFAGELSFREVGEACGIDEAAARKRVSRALARLRTVIESNE; this is encoded by the coding sequence ATGACTTTAGAGGCACCAGTGCTGAGACCGGAGGCGACAGGCGTCGATGCCGAAATCGAGAGCCACGTCCGGACAGGTCAACACCGACAGGCCCTACTGATGTGCACCAGGCACTACGCGCCAAGCATTGGCCGGCTGTGCATGGCGCTCCTGGGCTCCCAGAGCGAAGCCGAAGACGCAACTCAGGAGATCCTGATGGAGGCGCACTCGAGCTTCGGAACCTGGCGTGCGGAAGGCAGCCTCAAGGGCTGGCTCTTCACGATCGCGCGCCGGCGCTGCGCGAAGACGCTCGAGCGTCGCGGTCGCCGCGAAAATCGCTTGAGGTTGGTGCAGTCAGCCCCCGGCACCGAGCACGCAGAAGACTGGATGCTGCGACGTGAGCGCGCACAGCGCGCTCGTAGCGCCATCGACACCATCCGCCCGAGTGAGCGCGAGGCGTTGCTTCTGCGCTTCGCGGGTGAACTGAGTTTCCGCGAGGTTGGAGAAGCCTGCGGCATCGACGAAGCGGCTGCCAGAAAGCGCGTCTCACGCGCCCTGGCACGCCTACGCACCGTTATCGAAAGCAACGAGTGA
- a CDS encoding FecR domain-containing protein — protein sequence MSHDDDTRSYRFGDPNQLRVEDHLVDLMEGTASDEVLDLVAGSDAYRDARFEAEQAARVAEASGADFQLPSDFEARVMALHDERFPEANTSADSVALEPPPPAPQTAPLWSTESDDVAPSDAELVRETLPPMTQPPITQPLGGAGLDGEAPQSGETAVRSGQTQPEFAPLEQRSSGITAVRSGQTEIDAPALAEHRAARVETAQTEATLQSAQRVGHTEFADSSDLAEAEGSASSTVESSAVARASHPVSNRDADPRGSDARTGHPNSSGQAPVASSIPANKARGSELRAEAKAKPRGSRRGLFIAGGSVLALAAAAAVTLVQLNKGGGTDEDPVAGWHGNVSETVGSGLSVCDAEGANCSAAQDESEVGAGRVLRTDPNTQAKLKLSDGSWLTLDRSTEVALVAGEARHAKLVSGRVAADVAKVEGKLAHITLPQGKIEVLGTKFAVTALGSSTSVDVSRGAVKLMDTRGREVVVRAGEEGRLDEGIPPYAASAPTLGEALAWSDLQNPNEKEQHDVRGLGELRAKKPGEKDERKGAVRLTSHEVKVRMVGQLARTEVEEVFSNETDEVLEGIFRFPIPPDAKIERLALEVDGKLEEGAFVDRERAAAIWRGSIVNAAPQARKLIRDEIIWVPGPWRDPALLEWQRGGRFELRIFPIPKRGSRRVVLAYSQVLKPTGGVRRYTYPLAHDPSGSTEVDRFGIDLQVKGNDPSFGVRTIGYELNSGTSPSDSTRKTFDATKFRPAGDLVVEYALPNRDQELTAWAYKPTAEDLKGTADKDPSGTPNDAAYVALALRPKLPRSVEGAQRDFAIVVDSSRSMFGERYERAAALTSRVIRELDGQDRVTVLACDQSCRTMAGGLLPPGAETAVAAKKFLEAEAPEGGSDVCAAVDAARQAVPRDAQRSLRVVYIGDGTPTVGAIKPAYIEQWVKRTVPSGEGTVTTVAIGTDSDLDTLGALSRAGGGVVLPFVPGQRLSEAAFGVLGATYGSSLSDVRVELPPGLSEVAPNQLDSIVAGGEELVVARMAGDSVSGSVVLRGKVGGKDFEQRYPLQLTARSERGNTFVPRLFAAAKIADLERETGAEARKQAVELSQRFDVASRFTSLLVLESPAMFKAFGLDNSRALPDWSGEEDVSAVSAKGDLDVADDEAPQSEAELADNGAEGGFGLGSAGGSVPKSAANMPPMPAATSRPEAAPRTSKPKPAPKMDRADPWGSSTPFEEKPVERWRPPPRRMIPMRRVFERTGTVVTDRLVPKAATPEKIAEADRDVQADGNRRQAVKQLYTLLALSGNLDRARGVADQWSDKDPLDPEALTARADLLAEDGQRDRAVRLLGSVIDVRPDDVAGQKRLARLFRWSGRPEQGCRFSLAIAQIKNTDPKLLAEAVSCARQTGVSWMAERMLESVDARTKVGAEALAKKIDNADKLSGDFRVEASWSGGNTDLDLALLHPDGHRVSWLGAPTRSIITATDVTSTSREGLALRGAKAGEYVVEVVRASGSGPVSGTVTVSVAGTKKQIPFTLDGQRRTLGVVTIGFKSKLVPVRGWGWR from the coding sequence ATGAGCCACGACGACGACACTCGATCCTATCGCTTCGGCGACCCCAATCAGCTCCGGGTGGAAGACCACCTGGTGGATCTCATGGAAGGCACCGCCAGCGACGAAGTGCTGGACCTGGTAGCCGGCTCCGACGCCTACCGCGACGCGCGCTTCGAGGCGGAGCAAGCCGCACGCGTCGCAGAAGCCTCGGGCGCTGACTTTCAGCTTCCGAGCGACTTCGAAGCCCGGGTGATGGCGCTCCACGACGAACGTTTCCCTGAGGCAAATACCTCGGCCGATAGCGTAGCGCTCGAGCCGCCGCCGCCCGCGCCACAAACGGCACCTCTGTGGTCCACAGAGAGCGACGATGTAGCTCCGAGCGACGCAGAGCTTGTGCGGGAAACCCTACCTCCCATGACGCAGCCTCCGATCACCCAGCCTCTGGGTGGGGCCGGACTGGACGGCGAAGCACCGCAGTCCGGAGAGACTGCGGTCCGCTCAGGCCAAACCCAACCGGAGTTCGCCCCCCTGGAGCAGCGTAGCTCCGGCATCACCGCGGTGCGCTCAGGGCAAACGGAAATTGACGCCCCGGCCCTGGCGGAGCACCGCGCCGCGCGTGTTGAGACCGCGCAAACCGAAGCAACCCTGCAGAGCGCACAACGGGTGGGCCACACCGAGTTCGCAGACTCCTCAGACCTCGCCGAGGCCGAAGGGTCCGCGTCCAGCACGGTCGAGTCCAGTGCGGTAGCACGCGCTTCTCATCCCGTGTCCAACCGGGATGCTGATCCGCGCGGCAGTGATGCCCGTACCGGGCACCCCAACTCGAGCGGGCAAGCACCGGTCGCAAGCTCAATTCCTGCCAACAAGGCGCGGGGCTCAGAGCTACGGGCTGAAGCGAAGGCGAAGCCCCGCGGCTCGCGCCGTGGCCTCTTCATTGCTGGAGGTAGTGTGTTGGCGCTCGCAGCGGCGGCTGCGGTCACACTGGTGCAGCTCAACAAGGGTGGCGGCACGGATGAAGATCCGGTGGCGGGTTGGCACGGCAACGTGTCCGAAACCGTCGGCAGTGGCCTCTCGGTGTGTGATGCAGAGGGAGCCAACTGCAGCGCCGCCCAAGATGAGAGCGAGGTCGGCGCTGGGCGTGTGCTGCGCACGGATCCGAACACCCAGGCCAAGCTGAAGCTATCGGACGGCAGCTGGTTGACGCTGGATCGCTCGACCGAGGTTGCCCTGGTCGCCGGGGAAGCGCGCCACGCAAAGCTGGTCAGCGGTCGGGTGGCGGCAGACGTCGCCAAGGTGGAAGGCAAGCTTGCCCACATCACGTTACCGCAGGGCAAGATTGAGGTGCTGGGTACCAAGTTCGCCGTCACGGCTTTGGGAAGCTCGACCAGCGTCGATGTGAGCCGGGGCGCCGTGAAGCTGATGGACACCCGAGGCCGTGAGGTCGTGGTGCGCGCCGGCGAGGAGGGCCGTCTCGACGAGGGGATCCCCCCGTACGCGGCAAGCGCTCCAACGCTCGGAGAGGCGCTCGCTTGGAGCGACCTGCAAAACCCAAACGAAAAAGAGCAGCACGACGTTCGCGGCCTGGGTGAGCTGCGCGCCAAGAAACCAGGCGAGAAGGACGAACGCAAAGGCGCCGTGCGCTTGACCTCTCACGAGGTGAAGGTGCGCATGGTCGGCCAGCTCGCTCGCACCGAGGTCGAAGAGGTCTTCAGCAATGAGACCGACGAGGTGCTGGAAGGGATCTTCCGTTTCCCAATCCCCCCGGATGCCAAGATCGAGCGTCTGGCCCTCGAAGTCGACGGCAAGCTCGAAGAAGGCGCCTTCGTGGACCGGGAGCGCGCCGCTGCTATTTGGCGCGGCAGCATCGTCAACGCGGCACCGCAGGCCCGGAAGCTGATCCGAGACGAGATCATCTGGGTGCCCGGGCCTTGGCGCGATCCGGCACTCCTCGAGTGGCAGCGGGGCGGCCGCTTTGAGCTGCGCATCTTCCCGATCCCGAAGCGCGGCTCGCGGCGCGTGGTGCTGGCGTACAGCCAGGTGCTCAAGCCGACCGGCGGCGTCCGCCGCTACACCTATCCCCTCGCTCACGATCCGAGCGGGAGCACCGAGGTAGACCGCTTCGGTATCGACCTTCAGGTCAAGGGCAACGACCCGTCCTTTGGCGTGCGCACCATCGGCTACGAGCTGAACTCGGGCACGTCGCCTTCTGATTCCACTCGGAAAACCTTCGACGCCACGAAGTTCCGCCCAGCGGGCGACCTGGTGGTTGAGTACGCGCTGCCCAATCGCGACCAGGAACTCACGGCTTGGGCGTACAAACCGACAGCGGAGGACCTGAAGGGCACCGCCGATAAGGATCCATCGGGCACCCCGAACGACGCCGCCTACGTGGCCCTCGCGCTGCGACCCAAGTTGCCGCGCAGCGTGGAGGGCGCGCAGCGTGACTTCGCCATCGTGGTGGACTCCAGTCGCTCGATGTTCGGTGAGCGCTACGAGCGCGCCGCCGCCCTCACCTCGCGCGTGATTCGTGAGCTCGACGGACAGGACCGAGTCACCGTGCTGGCCTGTGACCAGAGCTGTCGCACCATGGCAGGTGGCCTGCTCCCCCCAGGAGCAGAGACGGCAGTCGCCGCCAAGAAGTTCCTGGAGGCAGAGGCGCCTGAGGGTGGCTCAGACGTGTGTGCCGCGGTCGATGCCGCACGGCAAGCAGTGCCGCGAGACGCTCAGCGTAGCTTGCGCGTGGTCTACATCGGCGACGGCACGCCCACGGTGGGTGCCATCAAGCCGGCGTATATCGAGCAGTGGGTCAAGCGCACCGTGCCTTCCGGCGAAGGCACCGTGACCACGGTCGCCATCGGCACCGACTCAGACCTGGACACCCTGGGCGCGTTGTCTCGAGCTGGTGGTGGCGTGGTGCTGCCGTTCGTTCCTGGTCAGCGGCTGTCCGAGGCTGCGTTTGGTGTGCTCGGGGCGACCTACGGCAGCTCGCTGTCGGACGTGCGCGTGGAGCTCCCGCCGGGACTCAGTGAGGTTGCGCCGAACCAGCTCGATAGCATCGTCGCTGGTGGCGAAGAGCTGGTCGTCGCGCGCATGGCGGGCGACTCCGTCTCCGGTTCGGTGGTGTTGCGCGGCAAGGTCGGAGGCAAGGACTTCGAGCAGCGCTATCCGCTGCAGCTCACGGCGCGCAGCGAGCGCGGAAACACCTTCGTGCCGCGGCTGTTCGCCGCCGCCAAGATCGCCGACCTCGAACGCGAGACCGGGGCTGAGGCCCGCAAGCAAGCGGTGGAGCTCTCTCAGCGCTTCGACGTCGCGAGCCGCTTCACGTCCCTGTTGGTCTTGGAGAGCCCTGCGATGTTCAAGGCCTTCGGTCTCGACAACAGCCGCGCGCTGCCCGACTGGAGCGGCGAAGAAGACGTGAGCGCGGTCAGCGCGAAGGGCGACCTCGACGTGGCCGACGACGAGGCGCCTCAGAGCGAAGCCGAGCTCGCGGACAACGGCGCCGAGGGAGGCTTCGGGCTGGGGTCTGCGGGAGGCAGCGTGCCGAAAAGCGCGGCCAACATGCCGCCGATGCCGGCCGCCACGAGTAGGCCTGAAGCAGCGCCGCGCACTTCGAAGCCGAAGCCCGCGCCGAAGATGGACCGTGCAGATCCTTGGGGAAGCAGCACCCCCTTCGAGGAGAAGCCCGTGGAGCGCTGGCGCCCGCCGCCGCGCCGCATGATCCCCATGCGCCGCGTCTTCGAGCGCACCGGGACGGTAGTTACGGATCGCCTGGTGCCGAAGGCGGCCACCCCAGAGAAGATCGCCGAAGCGGATCGCGACGTACAGGCTGACGGCAACCGCCGCCAAGCAGTCAAGCAGCTCTACACCTTGCTCGCGCTCAGCGGAAACCTCGACCGCGCCCGTGGTGTTGCGGACCAGTGGTCCGACAAGGACCCCCTCGACCCCGAGGCGCTCACCGCTCGCGCTGACTTGCTCGCGGAGGACGGCCAGCGTGACCGCGCCGTGCGCCTGCTCGGTAGCGTGATCGACGTTCGCCCCGATGACGTCGCTGGCCAGAAGCGACTGGCTCGCCTCTTCCGCTGGTCTGGGCGTCCGGAGCAAGGCTGTCGCTTCAGCCTGGCGATCGCGCAAATCAAGAACACGGATCCGAAGCTCCTCGCGGAGGCGGTGAGCTGCGCGCGCCAAACCGGTGTCAGCTGGATGGCCGAGCGCATGCTCGAATCGGTCGACGCGCGCACCAAGGTGGGCGCCGAGGCGCTGGCGAAGAAGATCGACAACGCCGACAAGCTCTCCGGCGACTTCCGCGTGGAAGCAAGCTGGAGCGGCGGCAACACGGATCTGGACCTCGCCCTGTTGCACCCCGACGGCCACCGCGTGTCTTGGCTAGGAGCCCCGACGCGCTCGATCATCACCGCAACGGATGTCACGAGCACGAGCCGCGAGGGGCTTGCCCTGCGTGGCGCCAAGGCGGGTGAATACGTGGTGGAGGTGGTGCGCGCCAGTGGCTCTGGCCCGGTCAGCGGCACGGTCACCGTCAGCGTTGCGGGAACCAAGAAGCAGATCCCGTTCACCTTGGATGGTCAGCGCCGAACCCTCGGCGTCGTGACCATCGGCTTCAAGTCGAAGCTCGTGCCGGTTCGCGGCTGGGGTTGGCGCTAG
- the pgsB gene encoding poly-gamma-glutamate synthase PgsB — translation MGGRELLLAVTLLLVGLGVIELWWHRRNLSRIPIRVHVNGTRGKSSVVRLIAAGLRAGGVRTCAKTTGTLARMILPDGREVPIYRPSGANIIEQKRIVATAAYAGAEALVIECMALQPALQSLCESKLVRATHAVITNARPDHLDVMGPGAKEVARALAGMTPLKGKLYTAEKQHVAELAEAAKDRGTELLELSDAELAEVTKADLAGFKYTEHPDNVALALKVCIALGVERDVALRGMWEASPDPGAMTEHELNFFGRQIAFVNGFAANDPVSTEQIWRSTCNKYQDRSLRIAIFNCRADRPDRSRELAKSFVSWPHADYVVLMGSGTYLFAREAARLGYDSTKLVFAEGLSTDELFERVIDLIPGSALVMGMGNVGGQGLGLVRYFHNRSFVSPRGDGPPPSKASWDELESVRRIDRRNVLD, via the coding sequence ATGGGCGGCCGAGAGCTGTTACTAGCCGTAACCCTGCTTCTAGTGGGGCTCGGAGTGATCGAGCTTTGGTGGCATCGGCGTAACCTCAGTCGCATCCCGATCCGCGTGCATGTGAACGGCACACGGGGCAAATCGAGCGTCGTGCGACTGATCGCAGCAGGGCTCCGCGCCGGCGGCGTGCGCACCTGCGCAAAGACCACGGGCACCCTCGCGCGGATGATTCTACCCGACGGGCGGGAGGTGCCCATCTACCGTCCCTCGGGCGCAAACATCATCGAGCAGAAGCGCATCGTCGCGACAGCAGCCTACGCAGGTGCCGAAGCACTGGTGATTGAGTGCATGGCGCTCCAACCGGCGCTGCAGAGCCTATGCGAATCCAAGCTCGTGCGGGCGACCCACGCGGTGATCACCAACGCGCGCCCCGATCACCTAGACGTCATGGGTCCCGGGGCCAAAGAGGTGGCCCGGGCGCTCGCGGGCATGACCCCGCTGAAGGGCAAGCTGTACACCGCGGAAAAGCAGCACGTCGCGGAGCTCGCCGAAGCGGCGAAGGATCGCGGCACGGAGCTGCTCGAGCTGAGCGACGCAGAGCTCGCCGAAGTCACCAAGGCGGATCTCGCGGGCTTCAAGTACACCGAACACCCGGACAACGTCGCCCTCGCCCTGAAGGTGTGTATCGCCCTCGGCGTCGAACGCGACGTGGCGCTACGCGGGATGTGGGAGGCCAGTCCAGACCCTGGTGCGATGACCGAACACGAGTTGAACTTCTTCGGAAGGCAGATCGCGTTCGTCAATGGATTCGCAGCCAACGATCCGGTCAGCACCGAGCAAATCTGGCGCTCCACCTGCAACAAGTACCAAGATCGCTCCCTGCGTATCGCGATCTTCAATTGCCGTGCGGATCGACCGGATCGGTCCCGAGAGCTAGCGAAGAGCTTCGTCAGTTGGCCACACGCGGACTACGTGGTGCTCATGGGCAGCGGCACCTATCTGTTCGCGCGAGAAGCCGCGCGGCTCGGCTACGACTCGACGAAGCTCGTTTTCGCCGAAGGGCTCTCGACGGACGAGCTCTTCGAACGCGTGATCGACCTCATCCCAGGGTCGGCGTTGGTGATGGGCATGGGTAACGTCGGCGGCCAGGGCCTAGGCCTCGTGCGGTACTTTCACAACCGGTCCTTCGTCTCTCCGCGCGGAGACGGGCCACCTCCTTCTAAGGCGAGCTGGGACGAACTCGAATCCGTGCGCCGCATCGATCGTCGCAATGTGCTTGACTAG
- the pgsC gene encoding poly-gamma-glutamate biosynthesis protein PgsC, with protein sequence MELLPLSVGIGLAVSLLFTEAFGIAAGGMIVPGYLALALARPMDVVATVAAGFITFIIVHAISAFVVVYGRRRTVLMILFGYLTGMLLRTLPGVAIDTPEIHVIGYIIPGLIAIWLDRQGVVETLAAMTTASIVVRLVLVAVVGAELGS encoded by the coding sequence CTGGAACTCCTACCACTCTCTGTCGGAATCGGGCTCGCCGTGAGTCTGCTCTTCACGGAAGCGTTCGGGATCGCCGCGGGCGGAATGATCGTGCCGGGCTACCTCGCCCTCGCGTTGGCACGTCCGATGGACGTCGTGGCCACGGTCGCCGCCGGCTTCATCACCTTCATCATCGTCCACGCCATCAGCGCGTTCGTGGTGGTGTATGGGCGTCGCCGCACGGTGCTGATGATTCTGTTTGGTTACCTCACGGGGATGCTGCTGCGCACACTGCCCGGCGTCGCGATCGACACCCCGGAGATCCACGTCATCGGCTACATCATTCCGGGCCTGATCGCGATCTGGCTGGATCGCCAGGGCGTCGTGGAGACCCTGGCCGCGATGACGACGGCGTCGATCGTCGTGCGCTTGGTGTTGGTTGCAGTGGTGGGCGCGGAGCTCGGCTCATGA
- the pgsW gene encoding poly-gamma-glutamate system protein: protein MKKLYWRPQGVSRAALLLITLVAVLAFSAVRLFPQVKKQPWYNEKLAAARLSRDCMSAIKQEKIKRAIVIDKRMDPAETGMIGASITPVTSNTGYIDAKLTSTNPNFAAVLVHLLKKAGVEKGDVVAVGVSGSFPALNTSAFAAIQTLGANPIIVASAASSEFGANNVGYVWLDMEATLKEKKLVSFHSSAASLGGIDDRGVGMSDTGRALLEEAISRNGVQHLESNSLVESIDKRMEVYDRVAGDRPIRAYINVGGGSASVGTHVGKKQFKPGLNLRPPRGEDLEDSVMLRFSKREIPVIHLSRIKLLAEKFGLPVEQQGEVPVGQGEVYERAEPNRWLAGAGVLAILLAMFAFIRMDFGVRVLRAAPRKAGGHPEQMV, encoded by the coding sequence ATGAAGAAGCTGTACTGGCGCCCGCAGGGCGTCTCGCGAGCAGCCCTGCTCCTGATCACGCTAGTAGCGGTGTTGGCATTTTCGGCGGTCCGCTTGTTTCCGCAAGTAAAGAAGCAGCCCTGGTACAACGAAAAGCTCGCGGCGGCACGCCTCTCCCGCGACTGCATGTCGGCTATCAAGCAGGAGAAGATCAAGCGCGCCATCGTGATCGACAAGCGCATGGATCCCGCAGAGACAGGCATGATTGGCGCTAGCATCACGCCCGTTACTTCCAACACCGGCTACATCGACGCAAAGCTCACCAGCACGAACCCGAATTTTGCGGCGGTGCTCGTGCACTTGCTGAAGAAGGCGGGTGTTGAGAAGGGCGATGTGGTCGCCGTGGGTGTCTCCGGCTCGTTCCCTGCACTCAACACCTCAGCGTTCGCCGCAATCCAGACTCTCGGCGCCAACCCGATCATCGTCGCCAGCGCCGCGTCCAGCGAGTTTGGCGCGAACAACGTCGGCTACGTCTGGCTCGACATGGAGGCCACGCTCAAAGAAAAGAAGCTCGTCAGCTTTCATAGCAGCGCGGCGAGCCTAGGAGGAATCGACGACCGCGGCGTCGGGATGAGCGACACCGGCCGTGCGCTGCTGGAAGAAGCGATCTCGCGCAACGGCGTCCAACACCTGGAATCGAACAGCTTGGTGGAGTCCATCGACAAGCGCATGGAGGTCTACGATCGCGTCGCTGGCGATCGCCCGATCCGCGCCTACATCAACGTCGGCGGCGGCTCGGCTTCCGTCGGCACCCATGTCGGCAAGAAGCAGTTCAAGCCCGGCCTCAACCTGCGTCCCCCGCGGGGAGAAGACCTCGAAGACTCCGTGATGCTGCGCTTCTCCAAGCGCGAGATCCCGGTGATCCATCTGTCCCGCATCAAGCTCCTCGCCGAGAAGTTTGGCCTCCCAGTCGAGCAGCAGGGCGAGGTGCCCGTCGGGCAAGGTGAAGTCTACGAGCGCGCAGAGCCGAACCGCTGGCTAGCTGGAGCAGGTGTGCTCGCGATCCTGCTCGCCATGTTTGCTTTTATCCGCATGGATTTTGGCGTGAGGGTGCTGCGCGCGGCTCCTCGCAAGGCCGGCGGACACCCGGAGCAGATGGTCTGA